Genomic segment of Populus nigra chromosome 6, ddPopNigr1.1, whole genome shotgun sequence:
atctttgattttctttgtggGCAAGGAGGTCCACAATCAAACACatacattaatataaaaaaaaactgcataGTTTATACAAGTAAATAACcaatattgttaaataaaaaataaagaataaaaacagcTTAAGCTGTCAACAGTCAAGAACAACAAACCGCTCTAAAAAAAAGCAAGACAATATAACCTACTTTAACATGACAAACAACCCAACAACCTCAATAGACCTTCCCTAAACTAGTAACACAAGGAACTAACCCTTCTTTAGCCAATCTTGATGGTTGAGGCAAAAACCCAATTGTGTATTAGAACTAAGAACATGAACAAAAAggcatttcaaaaacaataaacaacaacaccaactaaaaaaaaaaagacattttataaataacaaataacaacaacaacaatgtaCATGAAGCATCTCAAAAAGAGTGAcctaaaaaaattgcaaagccataaaaaaaaatgaacaaaaacaccaagcaaaaaaacacataaaaaccaaacaaaacaaaggaaaataaCACCAACAAATCACTAAAGAACAAAGCTAGCATTATAGAATAACCCATGAGTTGACTAGATaaatagaagtaaaaaaaaaaaaaagaactgaagcaaagaaaaaaagacttaaaTGAAAACCAATTGAGTAGTTATCAAAAAGAGGAACCAAATCAAACACTTACACAACCTGCACAATAAGATATGTGAATATACAAGCAAAAATAATCTAGAACCCACCAAGCCTAAGAGAAAGAGTGttatgagaaaataattaaaatgacacATGGTTGGGAATGAGATATGTAGAatgaaaccaagccaaacctaCGAAGCATACACCAAAATAAAACTTACTTGGTCActtatcaaataaatcaaaatagaacCTATAAATAATCAACCACTTCTAACCAACAAAACATTAAATCAGTCTAATATCCAGTAGCTTTCCCAATACACAGGAGATCATAAAGGACCCAACAAGTGGGAAATGCATTTAATGCATGATGATTACAAACCTATTATCACTTTCTTGAGAGAAGAAGCGAGATCACACAACTTACAAATAGCATGCAAAACAAAATCACCCAAGAACCCATCATCTCATACCTCTAGCCACCATCCACAACACCACCTAAAGTCAATGCAACATGAAAAAGACATGTGAAAGGACGTGAGGATCTAAATTGTAGCCCATTGCTTAAATCCATAATGGGTTAGTACCTCGGCGTACAAGAAGtctaatcaaataaaacttCCCTTGAGAccgaataaaaaatttcattagaaACACTGTTTGAGTCCACAATGAAAGCAAACATAATCCACGATGTTTTCATGATCTTTTGAtcctttttagttcttttttttttattaatagtgagtttatgaaataatttatcataGATGTATTCATGTGTCAACACATAAAAACTTAGGGAGATTATCCTTACCGTTGaataaaaattcacttttaatagTTATTAGAAAATGCATATTGATGATAGCATCCATGATATGTCTCATGATCACGaagaatatgagaaaaaaatgaatctcTCTATAAATGCAATGAGAAAGTGATTGTGTAACAtataatacaaaattaaaatacttccCGCACCATACTACAAATtagatcaaaattatttaaaatatagaaaaaatatttagaccATTGAAGCTCTTTGACATtatcattaaactcaatttagTGAGTCAAATATGAAAACTCCCAACCTAACTTTGTAACCATATCttatttaataacatgaaaaaataaacacccataattgttttttaaattattcaaaaaaacatcattttagaaaaaataattttttaaaaaataatcaatctacCAATTAGCGAATGGATTTATCAAACCTGCATGACTTGAACCTTATAATAGGTTATAGGTCCAGTCAAGTCTTATTAATATACAATAAACTATAATTTACTcaaatgagtttttattattgttattaaatatgGATTGTATTTCAAGTTaaaagttaaactaaaaaaatatttacttagttaacctaagttttaataaatcaattaaccTTATCAAACTCAACTCCAGTCATGTAAacaccaaataattaaaaataaaaaacaaaatgaagaaacGATTGACACGACAAGCTAGTTACGCAAGCCATTTCCTAGGTCACatggtttttatataaatacaaacgaCAATCGTCCATGGCAATGATGTATTAAACAACGAGACATCCAATGAGACCCGGGGTCGTTTTctcttcaaaaccctaaccaGCACTTACTcagacagagagagagctagTTGAAGAAGACGGGAAGAATGCCAGGTCCCACAGTAGAAATGGAGCCAATAGAGCCACAATCAGTGAAGAAACTTAGCTTCAAATCTCTAAAACGAACCAGCGATCTTTTCTCTCCTACTCACGCTCAGCTCGCTCCTCCCGATCCTGAAAGGTTgcaattttcaaaaccctaattttatggatttctgtaaaaaaaaattaattgttggtTTGTTTCTGCAGTAAAAAAATTCGAATGAACCACAAGGTTAGTTTAAAATCCCCCTCAGTTTATTTCGATACGGACCTAGTGATTATCTTtgctttattattataaacctGTATCGGTGGCTGTGGATTTAGTGGAACTTGTTGTGTAGATAAATTTGGAGTATAAAGGAATCAAAAGCACGTGTGAGCCGCAACAAGTTAATTCAGCCACAACGGAAGCTTCAGGGCCTTCTAATGTCCTTGCTCTTCCGGGTATTGATATGTACTTGATAGTGCATTAATATGTTTATGCTAATAGCAGCAGAATTAAATTGTGTTGTGCATAATTGCTGATTCATTAAGAGAAATAATGAATTTGGttggtttagattttttttactgactTGGTTAGGACGTGCCTCGATTATTTTTCAGGTTCAGGTGATTCTAGTGTTTCGCAAAAAAGTGGAGCTCAAAATGCATTGGTTGTTGGCCCATCTTTGCAATCAAAGGCGCGGTGagctctctctctatctctctctctgtctctgcaTTTATTTTTACTGCAAAGGTTAGCATGAACAACAATGCCCttttaatatatcttatttCTCTCTTCTGTCCAGCTGGATATATTTTCTGTGATACTTCGACCATTGAATTTCAATGCATTTTTTAACTAGCAAATGTGGTGATGTTTGGAATCATGTTTTGTTTGTCATCCCAGCCTTACCTGCCCTTGCACGTTCCCACTTCATGTCAAGAGGATAACCTGAGATATTGATCATGATCTATGTGGATACTGAATTGAATTATAATATGAATTCAGGAGTATTGGATTATGTTATGGTCTATAGACTTCCCTTTGTTTCATTGGCATGGAAATGAATTATCATTTCAATGAGGAATTTTTTGCTGTTGGCAAATAACTTTCAACCTCTTATCAGGAGTGATGGTGGTGTTTCGGGCAAAAGCACTGCAGTGATCACTGCTTCTGGTTCATCTGAAAGGTTTATTTTCCTCCCTTTTTTGTCTTGTGTGACAATAATAAATCAGATAAACTTtgcatatttatatataacGCTTGCCCACTGAATTGGATCAAACCAGAATTTATTGGTGTGTGCCCTcacactcctttttttttttcaaatatctaTGGTggttgcttcattttttttaaaaatacaggaCAATTGTTTTCCAATATATGCAGTGATGCTCTTTATTTAACATATTTGTAGTCCTGATTGGTATTGTTGCATATAACATTACTACTTGGTGTTCTGTTTGCTTCCTGTGTTATAGGAACTTCTCAACCTCTGCTATAATGGAAAGAATCCCAAGCAAATGGCCACGCCCTGTTTGGCGTCCTCCATGGAAGAACTACAGGGTAAAAATTCTAGTCTTGTTAGGGAAGTTTTGTTGGCTGTGTTGGTATTTTGCTCAAATGTCACTTGCAACTAATAAATTATGTgtattttattccttttaaacAAAAATGGTTCCTGTAGAATATGTCCGGTCTACATAAGAATTTGTTATTATGCAGCCTTTTTACTGCATGTCTGCTTCTAATGCTTAGTATTTGtctttttccatgaaaatgtatttttttagatgtcCCATTTGGACAATTGTTCTATTGATCATCAATAGGTTACAAGGGGTCTTACTTTGACTGCATGTAGCTTGTGTTTAAATGTTGGTTCTGTTTTAGTAGTTGAATGCAAACCCAAAGGTGTTATTCATTGCTCTTTGGCTGATTGTGCAGGTCATTAGTGGTCATTTGGGTTGGGTGAGATCTGTTGCATTTGATCCAAGTAATACATGGTTTTGTACTGGTTCTGCAGATCGAACAATCAAGGTATCAAGTTTTTAATGATATTCTTTCATCAATTTATCTTGATGACGTGTACTGATAATTGGCTTTTTTGAAGCCCAACTAGTTCATTATTAGGATTCACTTTCTCATCATTTTACTCTCTTTTGCATGTTCTGTAATCATGTCATTTCTCATTAAATTATGCGATCTGAGAAACAAAGTCATTTATTTTGGTACCAAATTCCAGATCTTACTATTGACCCAGATTATCTACAATCTAATGgttttacaaattttaaattttagaataagCACTTTTCATGTACTTCATTTATGATGTTgctaagatttttattttctaggagTGCCAATTTAGAGTCGTTCAATGAGTGTTTCCCTGCattatttagattttagagTATAAACTAGATTGGATTTCTCCCCCCAACTTGTATAAACAACTTCTGATGGCTTATTCCTTCCTGTGTCTTGGTGCACTAGATATGGGATGTAGGAAGTGGAAGGTTAAAGCTCACACTAACTGGACACATTGAGCAAGTACGAGGTTAGTTGATGATAAATGATTGCTGTTTTCTTTTGGTTAATCATGCTGTCAACGGATTAAAATGATAGGACTGTCTCTTTGCAGGTCTTGCTGTTAGCCAAAGACATACCTACATGTTCTCTGCTGGTGATGATAAACAGGTTAAATGCTGGGATCTTGAACAGAATAAGGTGGGAACTTATACCTAATTAACGTATCCAAAGCTATAATGTGAGTGAATCTGCTTGTGAAACTAATGTTTTCTGTGTAGGCAATCCGGTCTTATCATGGCCATCTAAGTGGTGTCTACTGCTTGGCCCTTCATCCTACTATTGACCTTTTGCTTACTGGGGGGCGTGATTCCGTCTGCCGGGTATGGAATTTATTATGTAGTTTTCTTCCTGCAATAGAGTGTGCAGTATGTATGGCTACCCGCGTAGTCAAAATTTGTAATTCtcgctgtttttttttacattgaaaggtAACAAGTCAAAATTTTTCTCAGGTCTGGGATATTCGTACCAAGGTGCAAGTTTTTGCACTGTCTGGGCATGATAATACAGTGTGCTCAGTTTTTACTCGACCTACAGTATGTGATTTTCCTGTTTTTCtgatttcatttttctcttgATTACCCTTGCTACCTcatgattttgaaatgagatTGTTATTTGTGATAAGTGCAAGTCCACAGGGAAAAAACTAAATACTGCTTTCATGGTTTAAGCTCCCTTTGTGTCTTTAACATCATTGGTTAAATGTGATTCTTTCTGTTTCCAGGATCCACAAGTGGTTACTGGTTCCCATGACTCAACTATCAAGTTCTGGGATCTTAGATATGGTAAGTTATATATCTCTTGAGGATTCCCTTCTACCTGTTCATACTACAGATTTTTATAAGTTTAGCATAATGGTGTTTCTGGCTTGCAGGTAAGACCATGTTAACTCTTACACATCACAAGAAATCTGTGCGAGCCATGGCGCTGCATCCGACAGAGTAAGTGCCTACACATGCCACTGattttacttgttaaatgatgtGGTATATTGTgctttcatttttatatatgttctaTGTTCtacgttttattttttcttttgggtgCTGCAGGCACTGCTTTGCATCTGCATCAGCTGACAACATTAAGAAATTCAATCTTCCAAAAGGAGAATTTTTACACAACATGCTGTAAGTTCTCGAACACAAATATCTAGTTGCTTAAATTCTGCAGTTCTCATGCTCCTGTGTATATGCATGGATTTCATCTTTTATGTCTGTCCTATGTATTGTGATGACTGAGATTCTGTTAGATGACTGTAATTGCTTAAGATTGTCttaagcttggtgaaatgaatTACGAAATATTATGGGCAAAAGAAAATCTATTGCCCTCATAATATTCATCTTTATTGTTCTTTATTTGGGCGAACAAGATATGGTTTTGAAATGTTTATCCCATATATTTCCATTGCTCCTATGTGTTTTGGCCTCTTTGGTTGTTAACAACCTCCATGGCAAGGTTGGTAACCTAGGTTGTTAATACACAGAAATGGGGATGTAGGAATACCTGCTTGATCCATGGAAAGGGGGTTTCCTTTATTGTTTGAAAgaatcctttaatttttgagaCTGCATAGAGTTGCTCTGAAAACTAGTTCGAAAACAAGGGCACTGCCTAATTCTGATCGGTTATTAAGAAATCATTTGATTTCTTCATTGCATGTATCTGGCATCTTTATGATGATGTTCTGCCAACATAATATGTCTAATAAcgtgatattttaatttttggagCAGTTCTCAGCAGAAAACCATCATTAATGCAATGGCTGTCAATGAAGATGGTGTAATGGCCACAGGAGGTATGCTTTAGTGTACATTTTAATTAGTAATAGGATGGTCTAAGCTCTACTGATATTTTTGTCAGAAATCATGATGTCTAACTAGATAGAGATCATCAGTCACAGTCCATGTCTAAAGCCTAACATTTTGTCCCTGGCCAAACAGCCTGACCATTGGGCCATAAAAGCCCTAGGTTGTTAATCCTTGGGTTTGGACCCATGATATCCTCTGACAGACAACTATGTATTATTCCATTCCCAAAATTTGGTTTGCTTCTTTCCGATAGGTTGATGTGAGGACCATCTACGCTCCCTCACTTGTCTCTATATTGAAACGAAGTTGGAAGTTGGAGATATTCAcatgttttttacttgtttgTCCTTTACATTGTTTAAGGTGACAATGGGAGTTTATGGTTCTGGGATTGGAAGAGTGGTCATAATTTCCAGCAAGCCCAGACAATTGTACAGCCTGGTACTGTCtcccctctatttttttctgttaGATTTAGTTGTGTGTGGAATGGAAAAGAGGTTTATGCTGAAAGCTATTTTTCTCCAGGCTCATTGGATAGTGAAGCTGGTATATATGCTGTCTGCTATGACGTAAGTGGTTCAAGGCTTGTTACATGTGAAGCTGACAAGACAATAAAAATGtggaaagaagatgaagatgccACCCCAGAAACTCATCCCCTCAACTACAAGCCACCGAAAGATATCCGGCGCTTCTAATGATTGTGCTTGCTCCTTTTCTATTTGGGCGGCCATGTATCATACTCGTTTGCAACATTTTTGACAAAATGTAAACATGTATTGAGCTTTTGTGGTGTACGACTATATTTGCGGTTGCATGTTGTATTCAGAATGAGCATGAGAACAGAAATTAACTCCTCATCGTCAAAGTTGCCTTGAAAAGTTGTTAAGAGTGCAATTACTAGTTCTTATTCGGCTACTTGAATGCAGCACTCATGGAGCCCGGTTGTTTTGGATTCAACTTCGTCACCATTCGGAATGCCCAGCTAAATCAACTGAGCACTGCtttgggtttaaaaaaaaaaaaaagacgaaaaGAAGAGAGTAAAAAGAAGCTTGTCACCAATTTTCTGTACTCTGGGACATGGGATCTCCTGTAATTTTCTGAGATAATTTGTCTTTCACCAAACTAAGAGGTAGGCTTAGAGTCTTGATTATATGCCTGCTACTCTCAGGGTATCATGACGTTTGTGTAACAATGAAAAGAGATTCACTCATTGGCCATTTCTTGTTGCAGGTTAATGTTAGATTAGATGATGTTACCGGAATTTGAACCGGAATGGTATCTCCACGAACAAAGATCTTGGTCACACTTGTACTTGTCGGACTGAGCGAGACTGGACTTGACAAGTCCATAAATAAGCTTATGGTCACAACTCACAAATGTACACTTAAGAGTGAGTTTGACAAAGTGGCTGAGttgtgtttttaataaaatttgatttttttaaattttaaattgatttttttgattattttggtgtaatgtaattttaagtaaaaagtactttaaaaaataatactattacAATACTAAacactttaaattaaataactatTTGATAATGTTTGATAATTATGCTATACATGATAGAACAaaacttcaaaataataataatatttttgttgaacaactttaaattaaataactatTTGATAATCATATTCCATGATATTAACAATacgtcaaaataataataatatttttgttgtgtttaatgtTTAGTGTTTATTATTATGAGAATTCATGGATATAGTTAGGGCTTGAACCATAAATatatttcaacttaacttgtaatattatataaattgcaaatctaatctatttaattttttttctaacctaGACATGTTGAATATGGATTAGACTTTGATTTTTTACCGATATTATAAAGATTAATgagataaatttatattattaatttcatgaatatgtatttaaaaataatatataaatttgattataGGTATGATGAGATCaaatatttagtaaaaaaactgactggaatatattttttcacaactcacaaatatattttttcatcaatcggtttggtaaaaaataaataaactgacTGGAATTTTGGGCCTTACATACCCGACCAGATCCACAAGCCAAACTGTCcacttccaataaaaccctaaccctaattaCTCTCCCTCTTCCCCTCCATTTCTGCAGCACTCCAAAACCCTAACTATCCCCTCCGGTGAATAACCTATCTCTCCCATTTATTACTTGTGCtttgatgaattatttacaTTTTCTGTTTATGTGTGGCAGATAATCAATCAAAGAAAATGAGCAAGGGAGCAGCAGCTGTAGGCGGGGCCAAGGGAAAGAAGAAAGGAGCAACGTTCACGATCGATTGTGCAAAGCCAGTGGAAGATAAAATTATGGACATTGCCTCACTGGAAAAGTTCCTCCAAGAACGCATTAAAGTCGGCGGCAAACCCGGAGCTCTCGGTGATTCCGTTACAGTCACCCGTGACAAGTCCAAGATCACCGTCACCTGTGACTCTAGCTTCTCCAAACGGTAATAatgagaaataataaataattaattaatggtatatatttttatctattttgttttaaatttgtttttgttattttagttatttgaaGTATTTGACAAAGAAGTACTTGAAGAAGCATAACGTGAGAGATTGGCTTAGGGTTATTTCATCGAATAAGGACAGGAATGCTTATGAGCTGAGATACTTTAACATCGCTGAGAACGAAGGCGAGGAGGAAGATTGAGAGTATTTATGAATtcctctgttttgtttttgtttaggatttgttttcttacattttgaaatgagattatttgaaattttggtgaACACCCCGTGTTGTTTTGCCTCGTGTGAATTTATGTTCGGTTACTACAGGCTTCGCTTTATTTGAGACCATATTCtaattattgttgaatttaagaATGTTTTGCCTTGATATTGTTTGTCTTGTATATTATATATCTCTTTGTGTTGCTAGTAGTTGAGCCTGGATAATGCTCGTGTGTGGTGCACGCAGTCCACTTCTGTATTATGGTTTATCAACCATGTATTACCAAGTTTTTGAACCTGTGAGATCGTTAGAGCTGAGGTTTTTAAGATCAACATGGTTACAGTAGTGATATTGTAGCTTATTTTGAGATTAGCATTTCATTAACTGGTTTTTGATCCCTTGATCTTGACCTCAAAACCAAAAGAATTTCAAGACAAAAGTGGTTGcagatttgattttgatattctaGATTATATTTGGCATGGATGAAATTTTGTAAGACCTATGTGAATGCTGGGTGTTTTATTATTCTTCATCTTCTTGTCTAGTAACAGAGTTTACATTCAAAGATGTcctgctgaaattttgcaggTACTGATTTATATGGTTGGTAAATACAAATCTCAGTTGATTTTCATGATATCTGGTATTTCTACTGGATATCTATGGATTTCATCTTCCCAGATATTTGCTATATCAGCTCCTTCATTGTAAATGCATTTCCATACTGCACTATTACACTTGAACCCACTTCCGAAGGCAATCTGCCAAACACAAACACcccttttcatctttcctttTGCTTCTATATAACCTAGCTCGACCaaatagaagaagatgaagtaTTTCCTAATCTGTGAAGAGTCATCATAGAGGGCTCGGCATCTTCTTTCAACAATGCTAGGTTTcttttgattgcttgaatgacAGCTTTTCCTCCTGTATGCATGATGAAATGCTTAAAGGCTCTCTTAAAATCTGGAGTATATAGGCTTGTCCTGGTAGCAATTCTCATCTTCTGCAAAATCAATGAAACCGCATACCTTAGTTGTTCTGAAAATGGCAAGACCATAGGTCCTAGTGTGGCAATGTTTAGCTTCAATACATTTGCAGCCACATGCACAATGTCCTTCGAAATTATCATAGCTATAAGGGACGGGTAGGAGAAAATATGCTAAGgttatgtttgtttcccggaattcactttccgggaaaccactttccaaactttcccgtgtttgtttgtcattggaaaagttggtcaacggaaaatactttttaatcaaaggaaaattactttctggaagttgtgaaaaatttagaaatgtcatattatttgctgattatattaaatttagtcctcaaacttttgattgctatatatattttgttttgaatatttatttttcaatttcatctcttaaaatttaatttttatattaactttggtcttcatttttataattgttatttgcttttttcttattatttttttattaaaattttttatgtatcaaatttgatcctcattcttttgattgttatttattttatttgaaataatttacgaaatgtttattattattattattttaatttcttcatctttttttatttttattttttagatttgatctctattattttgtttattatttattttatttgagataatttataaaaatatattttttttcaatttcattctcatttaactttttaatttataagatttgttcctcattattttaataaacttgagaaaaataaaatattaataagttattttccagctcatttttcatgacatgaccaaatactggaaagtgtttttcaatttatttttcattacactaccaaatataaaaaaataattcacttttctggaatttatttttttttttaaaattattttccagcaaataaacgaggcttaatattatatattagcatatcaatATCTTTAGGGTTGATGTTGCTTTTTTTCCGGCAGATctgtaattacaaaaatattgttgttgtcGCCTCATCTATGGAAAacgagagttttttttttcttacaggtACACGAGAATGATGAATGCTGGTTTCCTCGCTGAACCCAGATTTTTCTAGGATCTTGATTTGGAAAGCAAACACTATCAGGATCAAAGTGCTTGTTAATATATACATAGTAGACATGGGCAATCCGTTCAAATTGGGCAGTTTGTAGCAAGTGAAGTCTAGTAAATAAATGGCAACTCTTCTTCAGTGAGAAAGATATAGGAATATCAAGGTTGCTGCTATTAGCATCATAAAGTGGTAGGATGTGAGGAGCTCTGTGAGTTCAAGAATGTTTTATATGATCATGGTCATGGAAGAGTAGCTGCCATGCCTGATTTTGCTCATGTTGAGTCTTGTTTTTGCGAGGCCTGAGAATTCTATTGCATATGGGGACGGCACAAGTAATAGTGGGTTTGAATAGGAAAGGTGGTGGTGTTTAGCTTGTGTTTGC
This window contains:
- the LOC133697806 gene encoding protein pleiotropic regulatory locus 1-like, whose protein sequence is MPGPTVEMEPIEPQSVKKLSFKSLKRTSDLFSPTHAQLAPPDPESKKIRMNHKINLEYKGIKSTCEPQQVNSATTEASGPSNVLALPGSGDSSVSQKSGAQNALVVGPSLQSKARSDGGVSGKSTAVITASGSSERNFSTSAIMERIPSKWPRPVWRPPWKNYRVISGHLGWVRSVAFDPSNTWFCTGSADRTIKIWDVGSGRLKLTLTGHIEQVRGLAVSQRHTYMFSAGDDKQVKCWDLEQNKAIRSYHGHLSGVYCLALHPTIDLLLTGGRDSVCRVWDIRTKVQVFALSGHDNTVCSVFTRPTDPQVVTGSHDSTIKFWDLRYGKTMLTLTHHKKSVRAMALHPTEHCFASASADNIKKFNLPKGEFLHNMLSQQKTIINAMAVNEDGVMATGGDNGSLWFWDWKSGHNFQQAQTIVQPGSLDSEAGIYAVCYDVSGSRLVTCEADKTIKMWKEDEDATPETHPLNYKPPKDIRRF
- the LOC133697327 gene encoding LOW QUALITY PROTEIN: probable 3-ketoacyl-CoA synthase 21 (The sequence of the model RefSeq protein was modified relative to this genomic sequence to represent the inferred CDS: inserted 1 base in 1 codon), whose product is MQRVKAPACEKEHIFSYPSLIAMIISKDIVHVAANVLKLNIATLGPMVLPFSEQLRYAVSLILQKMRIATRTSLYTPDFKRAFKHFIMHTGGKAVIQAIKRNLALLKEDAEPSMMTLHRLGNTSSSSIWXELGYIEAKGKMKRGVCVWQIAFGSGFKCNSAVWKCIYNEGADIANIWEDEIHRYPVEIPDIMKIN
- the LOC133696476 gene encoding large ribosomal subunit protein eL22z-like, which encodes MSKGAAAVGGAKGKKKGATFTIDCAKPVEDKIMDIASLEKFLQERIKVGGKPGALGDSVTVTRDKSKITVTCDSSFSKRYLKYLTKKYLKKHNVRDWLRVISSNKDRNAYELRYFNIAENEGEEED